In Cryptomeria japonica chromosome 1, Sugi_1.0, whole genome shotgun sequence, the sequence ACTTAGCATATTACATAATGAGAATGATAAGGAACTCATGGAGGACTAGGGAAGTGGGGTAATTTCTATGGTCATTTATGCTAGCAGTAAGAGAAGACACCAGATAAAATGGGAAGGAAACCAAACACTTATGCTGAAAATGATTTCGTAGAATAAAGTTCTAACAAAAAAGACTAGTGAAATGACCATCCAAGGTAAAGTACCTCATGATAACTTCTTCCATCTCTACCTAGAGAGGTTTCATTGTGTTGAAGTTGTATCCCCAAGACTTGATCCTTTCACTTTATCAAATTCACCATTCTTTAAAAATAGGGCAATGTCCTCCTTCGACACCTTAGTCTCTATAAATCTTCTTGCCCAAACAATTTAAGCTAGTGAATTATACAATTAGGTCTTCAGAAACAACCAAATCCACCTTGTATGTAGAGAGGATTCCATTCTCACACCCATTGAGGAAAGCGTTGGTCACCAACGGATCATAGCCATGGAGCCTCTTCGAGAACAAAGTGACCCCACCATATAAATTATACCCCAAATGGTAGTCATATTTTGCCACTTCTCACAAGAACTAGGCTCTATGTAGAATTTGTCCCCACCCATAGAGATAAAGGGACCGACACAACAGAAGCAGGGcactataataaaataataatggtAGGTGAAAACAGAGGAGCTACCCAAGATAGtgatagaaagaaagaaaaaactagggataagcaagaaacaatcacAATCTATGTGGTATACAGATAAACTGACAAATAGTAATCATAAGCTATAAAGGAAAAGCCCTTTAAATAAACTTATCATTATTGCTATTTGGATTGAAAAAGATCCCCAATCTCCAATTCCATAAGATTAAATTTAAGGGAATAAAATTAATCATTATGAGCCATATGGCCACCACCATATCATTCATGAGCTTCACTAGAAATCAACAAATTGATCACAAGAGGGCAATAGTCATTTGTCCCCCACCTATGAATAGAATCACTAACAACACCCAAATTAGCAAAGTGGTCCACAACATTATTTCCTTCCCTATATATGTGGAGATAAAACACTCATACAAGGTATTAATGATCTGCAAACAATCCACAATCAAACCTTGTATGGCCCAACTAGGCTTTTGAATCCCCTTTCGACAATTGACAGTGTTCAAAGAATCACTTTCAATCTACCTTAGATTCTACCTTATCTCTTCTGTAAATAATTGTACAATTTACCTTTTTCCTATTTTCCACATTCTTCTTTTCACTTTGTGCTGAACAACCATGCATAGTTCTTGTGCGAGAATGAAAACTTTCATAATGATGTAAAATTTGAGGTTAAAATCATCAATTTTTTCCCAACTTGGATGTGACATTAGAACTTATCGGCCTCATATAGATAGTAGTTCAATATATCTTTCTACAGTCAgtctcttctctctttttttggTCAGCCAGTCATGCTTTTCTCTTCGGTTCATATTCTACTCGGTGCAACGTCTACACTCTGTGTTGAACATCTTTTTTTGTGCGTGTTTTGACACTGTATTCTTATATGGTGCTCCTGTTGTGCCATTCATCTATCCATATTCACGTCATCCTCAGAACCGTGTTACCACCGAATGCATGAATTATTCGAAACATTTTAACATTGGTGCCCATGCTCCTTGTAAGACGAAGTTGTATTGAAAGAAGGTGGCATTTCATTTGGGACTGATAGGATTAGCACAAAGCACGGAATACATGGAGCTAATAGTACTGTACATGCACTCATTTTATAAAGGTTTTGCTATATTAGCTGTTGGGGTGGTGCTGTGTTAAGTTTGATTATGGGTGTCAAcgtataattataataataatatataaaagtttgttgattataattttaaaatataaatttaatttttttgtgaatagtgtagttttaaatattttaataagaaTGTTTGTTCATTAAAAATATAAGAgttattttataaatatttatgtTGTCAACTTATAATGGAAAAATAGATGagttattaattataaattagagTAAAAGAAGTATCATTTACTTAATTTATAGAATATACTACTTATTAGTAATTAGCAATCACACATTGGTGTGCAATGGATATGGTGAAGAGGTtgggaaggtcaattagggaaaatttgTATCTATGATAGGTGATGCTTTTCTTACAATCATTTACTTTATTAGTTGATTTTGAACTTAAAATATGTAAATATTTTTAACCTTAACTAAGTAGAAGATGTTTAGTAAAAGTGAGAGTAATTTTAGATAATTGTGCATTTAAAAGCTCATGTAATAGATATATGCATTTATTTatgatatcaaaaaaaaaataataaaatgattgtATAAAAGCGTAACTCAAACTCATTTAACTTACATAGTACTATTTACTagaatttatgtaatttgatttcaAATACTCTCATAATTAGGCACCTTAAATAATTATAACTATGAACAAAAAAAATTGGGCCGTTACATTTTTTCAATAATCTAACGATCATGCAAAAATATAGAGAACTGGGATTAGAGGTTGAGGATGTAAGATATAAAACCACCTATACCGCATAACTTGCAGGACGCTTCATTAATGGATTCCTTAATTTTCAGGGCGTGTAGACGTAGATCTTCCCCTATTTCTGTTGTCATGGCTGCCTTCACTATGTTTTCCACAATGTCAGTACTAGGAACGACATCTAATCCCTCGCAGATCTGCAGTCCAATACCCAACTGCTCAGTTACCAATTTGGCATTTATAAATTGATCGAATGCCATGGGCCAGACCACCATTGGAACTCCAGCGCTCATACTCTCTAATGCAGAATTCCACCCACAGTGCATCATAAAAAACGCAGTCGAAGGATGTAACAGAATTTGCAACTGAGGCATCCACCCATGGATTACCAATCCTCTGTCTTCCGTTTCTTCGATGAAACCCTCGGGAAGAAAATCACAGGAATTAACGTTGCTTCCAACTGGGTCTTTAATCATCCAAATGAAACTCTGTTTACTGGCTGCAATGCCCTTGGCGAGGGCTTTCGTTTTCTCTTCCGAAAGAAAGGCTTGAGATCCAAACGAGACGTATAGAACGGAGTTTTGCTTCCACGTGTCCAGCCAACGGATGCACTCCAACTCATTATCGATCCCATGATGGGATCTGCGTAGAGGATTCGCTACGCCCCAAATGGGCTTACTCATGGATTCCTCCAAATAGCGAACATACTCTGCTTCGAGCCCATCAAAAGTATTGACAAGTGTTGCAGCGCAACTTTCTTTTCCCGAGGCATAGGCCTATTGTAATACGGTCAGACTAGGCCGAGGTGAAATGAACAATTCACTTATCAAAAGTTGAGGCAGCTCCGGTGCGCCTCAGATTCACATTGATACAGTGATCATGAATCTCTATGATTTCACGATCATCAGGGACCGGATTCGTGTAGAGATATTGTTGAAGTGCAGCCCCCATGGCTCCAGTGGTGTGAAAGACAACACACGGAATCCCCAATTTGGAAGCTAATTATGTTTTCCAATGCAAGAATACATCACATATGATGAAGGTGGGCTTCTTTAATGTCTCTACCATGACCTGCTCCAGCCACTCTTCAAATGGCTTGGAGATCTTGTGCGAAGAGAGAAACAGCAACTCGCCCTCAATGAAAGAAAGAGTATCAGTTCTTTCGCAGGCGGGTGGGAGGCCATGGATGGGCGGGAGAGAAAGAGGAACGAAAAGAATTAATGATCCAAATGCCTATGATTGCAATTTGGAGACATTGGCAGTGGTGATGAGGAAACTGACGGTGTGGCCTCGGGAAGCAAGAACGTTAGCCAAGCTGAGAAATGGAATAAAATGGCCTTGAGCCATGAAAGGGAACATCACTACGTGTTTACTCTCTTTAGCTTCTTCCATGGCAATGTGTGCTGGGTCACCTAACAACTATAGTTTTAAGGCCATATTTTTTTGATACTGGTGTAACCTTTTATGACAATTGGGTGGTGTATATTACATTACCATTTATGGTGTATTCTAGTATTTTGTTTTATATCAAAATATCTTGCCTCATTTTAGAGGTTATGTTCTTTACAGATGTTTCTGTCGAGTTTGCTTTTAATTGGTCATTCTTGCTTCATTACAATAGATTCAAGATGTCTTCTCGTCTTAATTCAATCTGTAGCGCAAAATACTAACGGCAACATGTCTCTTCAATCTTTACATTTTCATTACGATAGGTTTTTCTCATTATAATTGACAACTCTATCAAGTATTGATGCAATGTGTCATTGTTATTTGTTTTTTATCATTAAATTGTAggactcttgtttcttattttgtttttctttttgtttcgtCCAATCAATCATGTTTGTATCTTAATGttaattctactttatttactctACACAAAAGTTGTACAACATATCTTCTTTGTGTATTCTCCACCACACATAAAAATCAGGTCATATAAATAATTTAGTACTGTCCATTTTCTATTGTCTAGATTCTAGTTGGATTCTACCTTCTCTTTGTTTGTCATTTTTTCTAGCTTCCAAATTCTAATTAAATTGTATCTTATCCTTCTATGTAAGTAATTgtacaatttatttttttcttatttagaTTCTATTAAATTAACCTCACATTAAAAAGTGTACAACAtatcttttctttttatttttagttcatatctattgcattcattgaattttatttttcaattagttTAACCAATGAATGTAGAgtattaaaaaaatttaacaaaaaacttataatttcaatttaatttttattttatacaaATATCAGTTATCTTTATTTTTATTGGTTTGTGTAAGttaaaaattcaattttctaaCAAAAAAGTACacattattaaaaaaatgaaatgacATATAAACAAACATATTAAATGTCATACTTGAGTCTCATTTATTACTGCTGGAAAGTACATTCCACCAGCCCAAACTTTCATCACATGTTAGCCCACTCAAACTATTAATTAGCAATCGCACCTTGGTGTGAAATAGGTACACCAAAAAGGTGTGGAAGGGGatttttaaaaaaatgcatttGTGTATTACAAGAGACCAATTGATAGGTCATTTataaaatgatgttatttatgcaaCAAATGTCTCAATGAAGAAGTGATAGATTCAAATTaattatgcatccacttatagGGATCCAAATATGATTGAATCAAAACCTCTAAATCAAAAAGACAATCAAGCTCCATTAACAATAAGCTTATATAGGGATCCAAATATGATTGAATCAAAACCTCTAAATCAAAAAGACAATCAAGCTCCATTAACAATAAGCTTATATAGGGATCCAAATATGATTGAATCAAAACCTCTAAATCAAAAAGACAATCAAGCTCCATTAACAATAAGCTTATGCTATGTTTGCAAtatggatgtgtgtgtgtgtgtgtgtgtgtgtgtgtgtgtgtgtgtgagagagagagagagagagagagagagagagagagagagagagagagagagagagagagagagagagagagagagagagagagagagagagagagagagagagagagagagagagagagagagagagagagagagagagagagagagagagagatgtttttATTTGTTTCTCCTTTAATTCTTTAGAATAAGAGAGCACTTGTAAATTCCTAATGATGTAAAATGGATGCTAGTGATTGCTAATACAAGAATGTGTGTTGAACTATATATGTATGATAATACAAGAATAAAAttattacatatatgtacatatgtatgtatatataaaatcACTTTGTTTGGTAGAAAGTTCATGCAATTTCTTTTATATCATATTGACTAGTTGAAAGGCAAATGATCTCATGTTTTACTATAGATTGTTGTTCCTTATCATTATGACTAGTGAAAGACTAATCATAGACCATATTGATTAATAGCATGGTAAATATCCAAAATATTTATTTGATGGTGTACATAATTTCAAATTAAAAAGCATAAATTTTTTTTAGAGTTTACTAATAATGTCATACACAAATAACATGAAAGAAAtgtgtaattaatatttaataatcattttattaattaatcGATTAGGTCAAAGTGAAACACAATACTCTAGCAAACCACGGGAATTTAATATACTAGAAGCAAATTTCTCTCCTTAATTTACtcataaattataattatttcattGAGAATTAACCATTAGAAGGGTTGTTCAATTGAGgcaagttttctacatgattttTCTATACACGCTTAAATAtatcattgataatatttattaattaattactaattaaaagaaaagttaaaatacaaccattttttattttcttttatttttttattaaataatacaTGTGATCAATGGTGCATTCTGTGTGCTACATAGATGTTTCCCTTTCTCAAGTTTGTATAAAAGACTTTAATGACTTCAAATTATTTTGAGAGAACCTAAAACTATTTCCTATAATTCAAACTTGTTTTTTTGGAACACCAACATTTCTTTGACCATCTCTATGATATAGGAAAATatacacaacaaattaagtgaGCTTCAATTTCATCTAACCTAATAGTAAATATTGAGTTGTTCATCAATGGTTTCTTAAATTCAACAAAGCCAATTAAGAGATAAAAATTGAAAGTTTGAGACCAACCAATGGAGGCTTGATAGTTGAAATTGAAGGAACAAATTGCTCAAGGTCAACATTCGCTACAAAATAAAACTTTAAAACATATATTCATTCTTCTATAAGTGTGAGACACCATATAATCCACCAAAAGTTTGAAGGAGATTCTGTACAAAGTTaataatatatatcaaaatttacaaATTGCACTATTCAAGGGTTCTAATCTTATCTGGATCTATTGACCTGGCTCTAATATCATGATAGGATTTTACAGAGCTCAGCTAAGAGTCAAATTTAAGATTTCCTATTTGTTGTTGAGTGTCTACCCATAAACCTATCCATCTTGTTCTAAAATTATCTTAATATTTTAGATTAAAAAAGAATTGGGGTTGATTCCTAAAACATCACACAATGTGATACACTGTGAACAAGATAACTTGAGAGcaaaaaatttcaagacaattgGATATTGGTTGGATTTGTAGGTTAAAATCCACTTCAGCACACATTCAAGAAATAAGCAGATATAATTTTCCTTTTGCTTGGAGACCTTTCCTATGTAGATACATACGAGCCCCTGTGGAACTCATTTGGCAAGCTAGTAGAGACTCTAGCAAGTAGCAGGTTGTGGATGCTTACCCAGGGGAATCACGAGATAGAGATCATTCCACTTTAATAAAAGATGCATTTAGAGAATTCAAGATATATGTATAATGTCATTTGAACAAAGTGGCTTGAATTCAAATCTCTTCTACTAATGTGAAGTTGCAGGTGTGCATATAATAATATTGGGCTCTTATACAAACTTCAACCCAGGTTTAGATCAATACAAATGGTTGCAGGTCTATAACTCAATTCTCATTCTTTACTACATACTTAAAAGGGCTATTAAAGTAAACTACAATACAATCCATTGAAATAACAAGACTTATGGCTTTTATAATAAATAAGGCGAATCATGGAAGGGTGGATAGAAAAAGAACACTATGGCTTATATCTTTATTACATGCACCCTTGTACAACACCAACAAATATGCACCCTTTGTGAGATAACTAATATTTATAGAGAAATAGTGTTGATTATTCCTTCATTTTCCTACTGATTTTTCACCTATTGGATTCCATGAAACAATCACTAGTGTCTTCCCCACTAATTTTTTTGAATGTGCAATCTTTCAAAATTGGTCCTATTGCACTTGGTGTGCAGAGGCCGTGAAGGCAGCGCAGTGCCACTTTCATTGCTTTTGCATCCACCTTAAAGATCCTAAATAATGACATCAACAACCCATCATGTGATGTGATTGCAAAAAAATAAATGGCCAAAAGAAAACCCACAAAAATGATCCAATAGTTACAACCACGATAATTATGAAAATCATCAAATGGTTAGGACCGCTGCAATCTTCTTCGAGAGCTATCTGTAAGTGTAGACCATCAATCTTTGGAGTCAACTAATTCATCTCATATAAGATACACCTTCAACGCAAATAtcactagcaattgcactttggtgtgcaatggttaTGTTGAAAAGACATCCAAAAGGTCAATAATTAGAGCCCATTATCAACATGCTCATGTTATGTTTACAATATAGAGAGACAGAAAGATTGATGGGTAAGGATAGAaaggagagatagagggggaagagACAAACAATGAGAGAGGGGTCAGTAGATAGGAAATCggggatagagatagatatggagatggagatggagaaggagatGGATATTGAGAGAAGAGTGAGAGATAAGGAGAGGTGGATGGaaagatagagatggaagagataaatatatagagggagagatacAAAGATAAATTTAGATAGTGGGAGTGATATatagagggagatagatagagagatataggagTAGATAGAGGTGGGGAGATAACAAGATATATATAGAGGGAGAaatagaagaaatatggagagat encodes:
- the LOC131074869 gene encoding UDP-glycosyltransferase 73B3-like yields the protein MGAALQQYLYTNPVPDDREIIEIHDHCINAYASGKESCAATLVNTFDGLEAEYVRYLEESMSKPIWGVANPLRRSHHGIDNELECIRWLDTWKQNSVLYVSFGSQAFLSEEKTKALAKGIAASKQSFIWMIKDPVGSNVNSCDFLPEGFIEETEDRGLVIHGWMPQLQILLHPSTAFFMMHCGWNSALESMSAGVPMVVWPMAFDQFINAKLVTEQLGIGLQICEGLDVVPSTDIVENIVKAAMTTEIGEDLRLHALKIKESINEASCKLCGIGGFISYILNL